In one window of uncultured Acetobacteroides sp. DNA:
- the rarD gene encoding EamA family transporter RarD, translated as MQHKTIAQAASNGRADIVYPIAAYSLWGILPIYWKVMKQLPAGDILAHRIFWSFLFLAVIISGMRRWKEFRQAFTSIRSLLTISVAAILISVNWLIYIWAVNNNHIVEASLGYYINPLLTILLGVVVLHERSDVWQIVAIALAFVGVALLTYQFGEVPWVAVSLAVSFALYGLVKKLSKLSPLTGLAAETMMVTPLALGYLYMQVSGTVNNYSSISYGMSIMILLTGVVTSIPLLLFAQGAKRVSLTTMGFVQYLSPSLSLLIGIFIYKEPFTLAYQISFGLIWVALAIYSFSRKEVLSKLKISK; from the coding sequence ATGCAGCATAAAACAATAGCACAAGCAGCCTCTAACGGGAGAGCCGACATCGTTTACCCCATTGCAGCCTACAGCCTCTGGGGAATCCTCCCAATCTACTGGAAGGTGATGAAGCAGCTACCAGCTGGCGATATTCTTGCCCACCGCATCTTTTGGTCTTTCCTATTTTTGGCGGTTATTATCAGCGGCATGAGGCGATGGAAAGAGTTTCGACAGGCTTTTACATCAATCAGGAGCCTGCTAACCATATCTGTTGCTGCCATTCTTATTAGCGTCAACTGGCTTATTTACATTTGGGCTGTAAACAACAACCACATTGTAGAGGCAAGCTTAGGCTACTACATCAATCCGCTGCTTACCATTCTGCTGGGTGTGGTGGTGCTACACGAACGAAGCGATGTGTGGCAAATTGTAGCCATTGCTCTTGCATTTGTCGGGGTTGCGCTCCTCACCTATCAGTTTGGAGAGGTACCTTGGGTTGCAGTTTCCCTAGCCGTTTCATTTGCCCTATATGGTCTTGTCAAAAAGCTCTCTAAGCTTTCGCCATTAACGGGACTAGCCGCCGAAACCATGATGGTAACGCCGTTGGCTCTTGGTTATTTATACATGCAGGTTAGCGGAACTGTAAATAACTATAGCTCCATCTCCTACGGGATGTCGATAATGATTCTTCTTACAGGCGTGGTTACCTCTATTCCCCTTCTGCTCTTTGCACAAGGAGCCAAACGGGTGTCACTTACAACAATGGGGTTTGTTCAGTACCTCTCGCCCAGCTTAAGCCTCCTAATAGGTATCTTCATCTATAAAGAACCCTTTACGCTTGCCTACCAAATTAGCTTTGGACTTATATGGGTAGCGCTTGCCATTTACTCCTTTAGCCGAAAAGAGGTACTATCGAAGCTGAAGATATCCAAATAG
- a CDS encoding outer membrane beta-barrel family protein: MTYNGRMSGYGGINLNVRNGKTNVYANYNPGSYASENTNKMNRRIGSDDKLLVLDQKTNGSSRYNANSFKAGVDYDINKKNTIGVMVSGYGNSNSRNMKGTTYFISNRTLPDSSLFSNNPTDGTFRNMSYNLNYKSVLDTNGRELNVDMDYARFNNDSDANNDAFYYNASGTQSRTPKQLKSEAPSEITIKSAKVDYVHPLGKIFRLETGAKASTVKTDNNLKYYISNNSGWSFDPSRSNHFIYDEDVAAGYASLSFDKNSTSIKGGLRVEHTWSKGNSVTTKKVVKRSYTDLFPTFFIQQKLDEKNSIGLSYNRRIDRPDYEQLNPFLFYVDEYTYRKGNPFLNPQYTHNLSANYSWNNMIFTELTYSYTTDVMAEILKQDDATKVIEQVPMNLSSLSSLTFTGSINLNPTKWWRSNSNISVYNNSYKKTDGNQDQTNSKVTTNISSSNSFTLPKSFTLELMGWYQSPQVYGMFQIKDMYSVNLGIQKSFLAGKARVKVSVDDIFNSMKSRVTSKYDNVDFRARNTWSSQKVGISFSYRFGKDDLKPSRQRRSGLDDESRRIGGGNK, translated from the coding sequence ATGACCTACAACGGCAGGATGAGCGGCTACGGCGGCATCAACCTAAACGTGCGAAACGGCAAAACCAACGTTTACGCCAACTACAACCCCGGCAGCTACGCCAGCGAAAACACCAACAAGATGAACCGCCGCATCGGCAGCGACGACAAGCTGCTGGTGCTCGACCAGAAGACCAACGGCAGCTCACGCTACAACGCCAACAGCTTTAAGGCGGGGGTCGACTACGACATCAACAAGAAGAACACCATCGGCGTTATGGTGAGCGGCTACGGCAACAGCAACTCGCGAAACATGAAGGGAACCACCTACTTCATCAGCAATAGAACGCTGCCCGACTCGTCGCTGTTCAGCAACAACCCAACGGATGGCACCTTCAGGAACATGAGCTACAACCTCAACTACAAGTCGGTGCTGGACACCAACGGCCGGGAGCTGAACGTTGACATGGACTACGCGCGCTTTAACAACGACAGCGACGCCAACAACGACGCCTTCTACTACAACGCCAGCGGTACGCAATCGAGAACCCCCAAGCAGCTGAAGAGCGAAGCCCCATCGGAGATCACCATCAAGTCGGCCAAGGTGGACTACGTGCATCCGCTGGGCAAGATCTTCCGCCTGGAGACTGGCGCAAAGGCCAGCACCGTGAAAACGGACAACAACCTGAAGTACTACATCAGCAACAACAGCGGGTGGAGCTTCGACCCTAGCCGATCGAACCACTTTATCTACGACGAGGATGTGGCCGCTGGCTACGCGAGCCTCTCCTTCGACAAGAACAGCACCAGCATTAAGGGGGGGCTTCGCGTGGAGCACACCTGGAGCAAGGGCAACTCCGTTACCACGAAGAAGGTGGTGAAACGCTCGTACACCGACCTCTTCCCCACCTTCTTCATCCAGCAGAAGCTCGACGAGAAGAACTCCATTGGCCTTAGCTACAACCGCCGCATCGACCGCCCCGATTACGAGCAGCTAAACCCCTTCCTGTTCTACGTAGACGAGTACACCTACCGGAAGGGCAACCCCTTCCTCAACCCACAGTACACCCACAACCTGTCGGCCAACTACTCGTGGAATAACATGATCTTTACCGAGCTTACCTACTCGTACACCACCGATGTGATGGCCGAAATCCTCAAGCAGGACGATGCCACCAAGGTGATCGAGCAGGTGCCGATGAACCTGAGCAGCCTGAGCTCGCTTACCTTTACCGGCAGCATCAACCTTAACCCGACCAAATGGTGGAGGAGCAACAGCAACATCTCGGTGTACAACAACAGCTACAAGAAAACCGATGGCAACCAGGATCAGACCAACAGCAAGGTAACCACCAACATCTCCTCGTCCAACAGCTTTACGCTACCCAAGAGCTTCACCCTCGAGCTGATGGGCTGGTACCAGTCGCCACAGGTGTACGGGATGTTCCAAATTAAGGACATGTACTCGGTAAACCTGGGCATTCAGAAGTCATTTCTTGCCGGCAAGGCCCGCGTTAAGGTTTCGGTCGACGACATTTTCAACTCGATGAAGAGCCGGGTAACCTCGAAGTACGATAACGTCGACTTCAGGGCGCGCAACACCTGGAGCTCGCAGAAGGTGGGCATCAGCTTCTCGTACCGCTTCGGCAAGGACGACCTGAAGCCTTCGCGCCAGCGCCGCTCGGGCCTCGACGACGAGAGCAGACGCATCGGCGGCGGCAATAAGTAG
- a CDS encoding pentapeptide repeat-containing protein, which produces MMVYDDEVFTNICYAANGLDGVEYEGCRFESCDFSGVSFRGVELLDCQFVNCNFSQVKFYGAGLKNISFSGCKLMGVDFSVASNFLFAVSFADCQLDYSIFLKKNMKGTSFRNSSVKSAIFEECNLTNATFDGCNLANTTFIQNNLQKADFRTSTEYSLDLEMNKAKGAKFSYPGVLGLLSKYGISIE; this is translated from the coding sequence ATGATGGTGTATGATGATGAGGTCTTTACTAACATTTGCTATGCAGCCAATGGTTTAGATGGTGTTGAGTACGAAGGATGTCGTTTCGAGAGTTGCGATTTTTCGGGAGTATCATTTCGGGGGGTAGAACTTCTCGATTGCCAATTCGTGAATTGTAATTTTAGCCAGGTTAAGTTCTATGGCGCAGGTTTAAAGAACATTTCGTTTTCAGGCTGTAAGCTTATGGGAGTTGACTTCTCTGTTGCAAGCAATTTCCTATTTGCCGTAAGCTTCGCAGATTGTCAACTCGACTATTCCATCTTTCTAAAAAAGAACATGAAGGGGACTTCTTTTAGAAACTCCTCTGTAAAATCAGCCATTTTCGAGGAGTGTAATCTTACTAATGCAACCTTTGATGGCTGCAATCTTGCAAATACTACTTTTATCCAGAACAACCTACAAAAGGCTGACTTCCGAACATCTACGGAATACTCTTTAGATCTTGAGATGAATAAGGCTAAAGGAGCCAAATTCTCTTACCCAGGGGTATTGGGGCTTTTGTCTAAGTACGGCATTAGCATAGAATAA
- the pckA gene encoding phosphoenolpyruvate carboxykinase (ATP) has product MSKQIDLSKYGIKGNFEIVHNPGYEELFKAETDSKNEGFDKGVVTTTGAVAVDTGKFTGRSPKDRYIVKDATTQDTIWWDGTINKPVSTGIWNDLKAISISQLSSSKKLYVVDTFCGTNENTRLKVRFVMEVAWQAHFVTNMFIRPSLYELENYGEPDFVVLNASKATNPKWKEQGLNSEVFVCFNLTERMQVIGGTWYGGEMKKGMFAMQNYYLPLRGIASMHCSANVGEAGDVSIFFGLSGTGKTTLSADPKRFLIGDDEHGWDDKGVFNLEGGCYAKVINLSKENEPDIWRAIRRDALLENVVIKADGTPDFSDDSKTENTRVSYPIYFINKIVLPSRAGHAKKVIYLSADAFGVLPPVSILDEKQAQYHFLCGFTSKLAGTERGITEPVPSFSPAFGEAFLTLHPTMYAKTLVGKMHEHGAKAYLVNTGWNGTGKRISLKDTRAIIDAIIDGSIDKTETIHVPIMNLTAPKTLKNVSDILDPRSTYTDVKEWETKAVKLAGMYIKNFEQYCDNDAAIALIPSGPQLPK; this is encoded by the coding sequence ATGAGTAAGCAAATTGACTTAAGCAAGTATGGTATTAAGGGCAACTTTGAGATTGTTCATAATCCTGGTTACGAAGAATTGTTTAAGGCCGAAACCGATTCCAAAAACGAAGGATTCGACAAAGGCGTTGTTACAACCACAGGAGCAGTTGCTGTTGATACCGGAAAGTTCACTGGTCGCTCTCCAAAAGATAGATACATTGTTAAGGATGCTACTACCCAAGATACAATTTGGTGGGATGGCACAATCAACAAGCCAGTATCTACCGGAATTTGGAACGACTTAAAGGCAATTTCTATCAGCCAGCTTTCTTCTTCAAAGAAGCTTTACGTGGTTGATACATTCTGCGGAACTAACGAGAATACTCGCTTGAAGGTGCGTTTCGTAATGGAAGTTGCTTGGCAAGCACACTTCGTTACCAATATGTTTATTCGTCCATCTCTTTACGAATTGGAGAACTACGGCGAGCCAGATTTCGTAGTGCTAAATGCTTCTAAGGCTACCAATCCAAAGTGGAAGGAACAAGGACTTAACTCAGAAGTATTTGTTTGCTTTAACCTAACCGAGCGCATGCAGGTTATTGGTGGTACCTGGTATGGTGGCGAAATGAAGAAGGGTATGTTTGCAATGCAGAACTACTACCTACCACTTCGCGGTATCGCTTCTATGCACTGCTCTGCTAACGTTGGCGAAGCTGGTGATGTTTCTATTTTCTTCGGTCTATCGGGAACTGGTAAGACTACCCTTTCAGCCGATCCTAAGCGCTTCCTAATCGGAGACGATGAGCACGGATGGGATGACAAGGGCGTATTTAACCTCGAAGGTGGTTGCTACGCAAAGGTTATCAACCTAAGCAAGGAAAACGAGCCTGATATCTGGAGAGCAATCCGTCGCGATGCACTTCTAGAGAATGTTGTTATTAAAGCCGATGGAACACCCGATTTCTCAGATGATTCGAAGACTGAGAATACCCGTGTTTCTTACCCAATCTACTTCATCAACAAGATTGTTCTTCCATCGCGTGCAGGTCATGCAAAGAAGGTTATCTACCTATCTGCTGATGCATTTGGTGTACTTCCTCCAGTTTCTATTCTTGATGAGAAGCAAGCTCAATACCACTTCCTATGCGGCTTTACCTCTAAGCTAGCAGGTACTGAGCGTGGTATTACCGAACCAGTTCCATCATTCTCTCCAGCATTCGGTGAGGCATTCCTTACCCTTCACCCAACCATGTATGCTAAGACCCTTGTAGGCAAGATGCACGAGCATGGCGCTAAGGCTTACTTAGTAAACACTGGATGGAATGGTACAGGAAAGCGTATCTCGCTAAAGGATACCCGTGCTATCATCGATGCTATCATCGACGGTTCTATTGATAAGACAGAAACCATTCATGTACCAATCATGAACCTTACTGCTCCTAAGACTCTTAAGAATGTATCAGATATCCTAGATCCTCGTAGCACTTATACTGATGTTAAGGAGTGGGAAACTAAGGCTGTTAAGCTTGCTGGTATGTACATCAAGAACTTTGAGCAGTACTGCGACAACGATGCGGCTATCGCACTTATCCCATCGGGTCCACAACTTCCAAAGTAA
- a CDS encoding aromatic hydrocarbon degradation protein, whose protein sequence is MRRIVLLLALACGAATTNAGGILTSSNQSASYMRVLSRNASTDMDAVYYNPAGLTLLKDGFHLSLNNQTLFQKRTIQSDYPYLNNNSYSGDVTTPFFPTFFAAYKKDKLAIFGGFGPVGGGGGATFNNGLPSFETDAASIPTSLSQKGIPTTRYALDMSFDGSSVIYGGQLGASYKVNDWLSVSGGARLIYARNTYDGYIHDIRINPISAANPGGGFVNANLFFKTLATSAANAATSLQPLITNNAGGLTLAQAQAAGALTPAQVAQIQGGLGSNYNAAMTIAQIQATYNGISSAFTTNAAKVADKNVDVTQTGTGVTPIIGVNITPSSKLNIGVRYEFATKLKLKNDTKVDDTGNYTDGKETNSDLPAILAIGIDYRIIPDLKLTASLTHYFDKDANWDGKEKFITDNLYEFAVGMECNVSERILFSGGFMYIQTGAGQGYQSDISYSLSSHSVGFGAGYKITDQLTINSGMMYTQYVEGTRMINYTNVGNIKETYKKSNIGFSIGFDYRF, encoded by the coding sequence ATGAGAAGAATAGTTCTGCTACTAGCGCTAGCCTGTGGTGCTGCGACCACCAATGCAGGTGGTATCTTAACCAGCTCCAATCAAAGCGCCTCGTACATGCGCGTACTTTCGCGCAATGCGTCAACCGACATGGATGCCGTTTACTACAACCCCGCCGGCCTGACGCTGCTTAAGGATGGCTTCCACCTATCGCTTAACAACCAAACGCTCTTCCAGAAGCGCACCATCCAAAGCGACTACCCCTACCTGAACAACAATAGCTACTCGGGCGATGTAACTACCCCCTTCTTCCCCACCTTCTTTGCGGCCTACAAGAAGGATAAGCTCGCCATTTTCGGCGGCTTTGGGCCAGTTGGAGGTGGCGGAGGGGCAACGTTCAACAACGGACTCCCCTCCTTCGAAACCGATGCCGCCAGCATCCCCACATCCCTTAGCCAAAAAGGGATACCAACAACCAGGTATGCCCTAGACATGTCGTTCGATGGTTCTTCTGTAATTTACGGCGGGCAGCTCGGGGCCAGCTACAAGGTTAACGACTGGCTCAGCGTCTCGGGAGGAGCTCGCCTGATTTACGCCAGAAACACCTACGACGGCTACATCCACGACATCAGAATTAACCCAATAAGCGCCGCAAATCCTGGGGGAGGTTTTGTAAACGCCAACCTGTTTTTTAAGACATTAGCCACCAGCGCAGCTAACGCGGCAACCTCGCTACAACCGCTTATTACCAACAACGCAGGAGGGTTAACCCTCGCACAGGCTCAGGCAGCAGGTGCGCTAACGCCAGCTCAAGTTGCACAAATTCAGGGAGGACTAGGCAGTAACTACAATGCCGCTATGACCATTGCCCAAATCCAGGCAACCTATAACGGCATCAGCAGCGCCTTTACCACAAACGCAGCCAAGGTGGCCGACAAGAACGTAGACGTCACCCAAACGGGCACGGGCGTAACCCCCATCATCGGCGTAAACATCACCCCATCGAGCAAGCTCAACATCGGCGTTCGCTACGAGTTTGCCACCAAGCTTAAGCTGAAAAACGATACTAAGGTTGATGATACAGGCAACTACACCGATGGCAAGGAGACGAATAGCGATCTTCCAGCCATCCTCGCCATCGGCATCGACTACCGAATCATTCCCGACCTAAAGCTAACGGCATCGCTTACCCACTACTTCGATAAGGATGCCAACTGGGATGGAAAGGAGAAGTTTATCACCGATAACCTCTACGAATTCGCCGTTGGCATGGAGTGCAACGTGTCGGAGCGAATCCTGTTCAGCGGAGGCTTTATGTACATACAAACAGGCGCAGGACAAGGCTACCAATCGGACATCAGCTACAGCTTGTCGTCCCACTCAGTGGGCTTCGGTGCAGGGTACAAGATTACCGATCAGCTAACCATAAACTCCGGGATGATGTACACCCAGTACGTAGAGGGAACCCGAATGATAAACTACACCAACGTGGGAAATATAAAGGAGACCTATAAGAAAAGTAACATTGGCTTCTCCATCGGCTTCGACTACCGCTTCTAA
- a CDS encoding ROK family protein, with protein MRRYAIGADIGGSHISCAVIDLNSKTIITETYASEEVNNKAEAKDIHDRWATAINRSLAHISADEVAGIGFAMPGPFSYDKGVALFTAQNDKLEKLYGINVGDELRTRLSINAASDIRFMNDATAFAVGEAWFGMGKDYCRSLSITLGTGFGSAFIADGIPVVDGNEVPDMGCVWHLPYKGSIADNNFSTRWCIRRYKELSGVEANGVKQIAEEAESSKVAKLVFEELGSNLGEFLAPWMIKFGAEALIIGGNISKAYRHFGQSLEKAFKNSGCQVAVHQSELMEDAALVGAARLFDEDFWSHVQPLLSKM; from the coding sequence ATGAGAAGATATGCCATTGGAGCCGATATTGGAGGAAGCCATATTAGCTGCGCCGTTATCGATTTGAACAGCAAAACCATTATTACGGAAACTTATGCATCCGAAGAGGTAAATAATAAGGCTGAAGCAAAAGATATTCATGATAGATGGGCGACCGCAATAAATCGTTCGTTGGCTCACATCAGTGCTGATGAAGTGGCAGGTATTGGCTTTGCAATGCCAGGTCCATTTAGCTACGACAAGGGAGTTGCCCTTTTTACTGCTCAAAACGACAAGCTTGAGAAGCTTTACGGCATTAACGTAGGCGATGAGCTAAGAACGCGATTAAGCATAAACGCAGCTAGCGACATTCGATTTATGAACGATGCTACCGCCTTTGCAGTTGGAGAGGCTTGGTTTGGCATGGGCAAAGATTACTGCCGTTCATTATCGATAACCCTTGGTACTGGCTTTGGTTCGGCCTTTATTGCCGACGGTATTCCGGTTGTTGATGGTAATGAAGTTCCTGATATGGGCTGCGTTTGGCACCTACCATACAAGGGCAGCATTGCTGATAACAACTTTTCGACACGCTGGTGCATCAGGCGCTATAAAGAATTAAGCGGTGTAGAGGCAAATGGCGTAAAGCAAATTGCCGAAGAGGCAGAAAGCAGCAAGGTAGCCAAGCTGGTATTCGAGGAACTTGGTTCCAATTTAGGCGAATTCCTTGCCCCTTGGATGATCAAATTTGGTGCAGAAGCGCTTATTATTGGAGGCAACATCTCTAAGGCATATAGGCACTTTGGACAATCATTAGAAAAAGCATTCAAGAACAGCGGCTGCCAAGTTGCAGTTCATCAATCCGAGTTAATGGAAGATGCAGCACTAGTAGGTGCTGCCCGTCTTTTTGATGAGGATTTTTGGAGTCACGTACAGCCTCTTCTATCCAAAATGTAG
- a CDS encoding carboxypeptidase regulatory-like domain-containing protein, with protein sequence MMKTIRKQGFLLLGILAIALNSFGVAGKYSIKGRVVDDDTKKPIEFASVMLIALPDSTIKSSALTDPQGNYSFANVAEGKFVVKAQIVGYSSNRSKSFASSPNTSVADIAIKPSAVIKEVTVVGKKPYIEKKADRTVLNIESSATASAESAYEVLKKAPNINIDKDDNININGKQGVTVMINDRPTHLSGTDLANYLKSVQGGEIEKVEIITTRLPATRRQATPASSTYEPSAALSLG encoded by the coding sequence ATGATGAAAACAATTCGAAAGCAGGGATTCCTCCTGTTAGGAATTCTAGCGATTGCCCTTAACTCGTTTGGAGTAGCGGGAAAGTATTCAATTAAAGGTAGGGTAGTAGATGATGACACCAAGAAGCCTATAGAGTTTGCTTCTGTGATGCTGATTGCCTTGCCTGACTCAACCATAAAGAGCTCCGCGCTTACCGATCCTCAGGGCAACTACTCGTTTGCCAACGTTGCCGAAGGCAAGTTTGTAGTAAAAGCGCAAATAGTTGGCTACAGTTCCAACCGCTCCAAAAGCTTCGCATCGTCCCCCAACACCAGCGTTGCCGACATCGCCATTAAGCCATCGGCCGTCATTAAGGAGGTAACAGTGGTGGGCAAGAAGCCCTACATCGAGAAAAAGGCCGACCGAACGGTGCTGAATATCGAAAGCAGCGCTACGGCTTCGGCAGAATCAGCCTACGAGGTGCTGAAAAAGGCGCCCAACATCAATATCGACAAGGACGACAACATCAACATCAACGGAAAGCAGGGCGTTACGGTGATGATTAACGACAGACCTACCCATCTTTCGGGAACCGACCTGGCCAACTACCTGAAAAGCGTGCAGGGCGGCGAGATCGAGAAGGTAGAGATCATCACAACCCGCCTGCCCGCTACGAGGCGGCAGGCAACACCGGCATCATCAACATACGAACCAAGCGCAGCTTTAAGCCTGGGCTAA
- a CDS encoding 4Fe-4S binding protein — protein MKLANLKAKLPQLVVLLFIVILIGIRTAENGSDAKSKIASAPNNEVLSCIKGILPEAASIQDDGIEQWIIKDKNNGSIGKAIVAQQTTSKIIGYSGPVPMVIVLDKNDKVRCLGLLPNSETPSFIDRVKNEGLLKKWEGLAAEQVVGKNMDAVSGATYSSTAINETVKQRLAEYCKTAAVAQKASMKKIITYISIFLVLLCALVFYGFPKQMKKYRIPLLLLSIGVLGVAYGSFLSIKLIGGWFIQGISLKNQIIFLTLAALAILLPFFFGKNFYCTYVCPFGASQELLGKVNPKKLELPKGVTSILARTRTKVMLIVLGIAIFGSTIDVTGAEPFTLFFFASASKGVVVMAVAFLLLSIAIPRAWCRFFCPTGALIDFFRKEAKDIFPKKVPFQTHLIALVVAALVVLLFLASAIFA, from the coding sequence ATGAAACTTGCAAACCTAAAGGCTAAGCTTCCCCAGCTGGTAGTTCTCCTTTTCATTGTAATCCTCATCGGAATCCGAACAGCCGAAAATGGCAGCGATGCAAAATCGAAAATAGCATCAGCACCTAACAACGAAGTTTTATCCTGCATTAAGGGAATCCTCCCCGAAGCAGCCTCCATTCAAGATGATGGCATCGAACAATGGATCATAAAGGATAAGAATAATGGCTCGATAGGTAAAGCCATAGTCGCACAGCAAACCACCAGCAAGATCATCGGCTACAGCGGACCAGTTCCAATGGTCATTGTTCTCGACAAAAACGATAAGGTTCGATGCCTAGGTTTACTCCCCAACAGCGAAACTCCCTCTTTTATTGATAGAGTAAAGAACGAAGGACTGCTCAAGAAGTGGGAAGGGCTAGCTGCCGAACAGGTGGTGGGCAAAAATATGGATGCCGTATCGGGCGCCACCTACTCGTCGACAGCCATCAACGAAACGGTAAAGCAGCGCCTAGCCGAATACTGCAAAACTGCAGCCGTTGCCCAGAAAGCCAGCATGAAAAAGATTATCACCTACATTTCCATCTTCCTAGTGCTTCTGTGTGCTCTAGTCTTCTACGGCTTCCCCAAGCAGATGAAGAAGTACCGCATCCCCCTACTGTTACTCTCCATTGGCGTTTTGGGGGTTGCCTACGGCTCATTCCTCTCCATTAAGCTCATTGGAGGATGGTTCATCCAGGGGATATCGCTGAAGAACCAGATCATCTTCCTCACCTTGGCAGCGCTGGCCATTCTGCTGCCGTTTTTCTTCGGGAAGAACTTCTACTGCACCTATGTGTGCCCCTTTGGCGCATCGCAGGAGCTGCTGGGCAAGGTTAACCCCAAGAAGTTGGAGCTGCCCAAAGGCGTAACCAGCATACTCGCCCGCACCCGAACCAAGGTAATGCTCATCGTGCTAGGCATCGCCATCTTTGGATCCACCATCGACGTTACCGGGGCTGAACCATTTACGCTCTTCTTCTTCGCCTCGGCATCGAAGGGAGTGGTGGTAATGGCAGTAGCCTTCCTGCTGCTCTCCATTGCCATTCCGCGCGCCTGGTGCCGCTTCTTCTGCCCTACTGGAGCACTCATCGACTTCTTCCGCAAGGAGGCGAAGGACATCTTCCCCAAAAAGGTACCCTTCCAAACCCACCTGATTGCCCTTGTAGTTGCAGCATTAGTAGTGCTACTTTTTCTTGCATCAGCAATATTTGCATAG
- a CDS encoding YwbE family protein, whose amino-acid sequence MDGRKRSDVKVGQLVNIVLKEHQRTGELTEGVIKNILTKSGVHPHGIKVRLETGEVGRIKEILEDAED is encoded by the coding sequence ATGGATGGAAGAAAAAGAAGTGATGTGAAGGTAGGTCAGCTGGTGAATATTGTACTTAAGGAGCACCAGCGCACTGGCGAGTTAACCGAGGGTGTGATTAAGAATATACTTACCAAATCGGGAGTCCATCCTCATGGAATAAAGGTGCGTTTGGAAACAGGCGAAGTTGGTCGTATTAAGGAGATACTAGAGGATGCCGAGGATTAA
- a CDS encoding IS256 family transposase translates to MKEEEKVASFSYEEFEKEAIKGLYERKSLSGENGVFAPLLKHFLEKALALELEQHLKDSEGNKRNGATTKTVKSSNGEFELSPPRDRNGSFTPEIVAKRQVLLDDELCEKVLSLYAKGMSYADIRKLLMEVYGLSLSPAQMSELTDRLIPELQEWQQRPLSPLYAIVWFDAIHFKCREGGAVQGKALYNVYAVSQEGFRELLGIYIAGSESARFWLEVLQDLRLRGVEDILIACTDNLKGFSEAISSTFPETVIQSCIVHQVRSTLKYVVKKDYKAITADMRAIYGSPTLEAGEAELERFAERWGTKYPTAVKSWRENWYKLSSFFDFGREIRRLMYTTNPIEGIHRRMRKVTKTKGCFSSDMAIKKLIYLVIRDINSSPKREVAGWKLIYGQLCIKFAERMAKFGA, encoded by the coding sequence ATGAAAGAGGAAGAAAAAGTAGCGAGCTTCAGCTACGAGGAATTTGAGAAGGAGGCCATCAAAGGCCTTTACGAGCGCAAGAGCCTAAGCGGCGAGAATGGGGTGTTCGCCCCGCTGCTCAAGCACTTTTTGGAGAAGGCCCTAGCGCTGGAGCTGGAGCAGCACCTGAAGGATTCGGAGGGCAACAAGCGCAACGGCGCTACCACCAAAACGGTTAAGAGCTCGAACGGCGAGTTTGAGCTCAGCCCCCCCAGAGACCGTAACGGATCCTTTACCCCAGAGATCGTGGCCAAGCGGCAGGTGCTGCTGGACGACGAGCTCTGCGAGAAGGTGCTCTCGCTCTACGCCAAGGGGATGAGCTACGCCGACATTCGGAAGCTGCTGATGGAGGTTTACGGGCTTTCGCTCTCGCCCGCCCAGATGAGCGAGCTCACCGATCGGCTCATCCCCGAGCTGCAGGAGTGGCAGCAGCGCCCGCTGAGCCCGCTCTACGCGATAGTCTGGTTCGACGCCATCCACTTCAAGTGCCGCGAGGGCGGTGCAGTGCAGGGCAAGGCGCTCTACAACGTCTACGCGGTCAGCCAGGAGGGCTTTCGGGAGCTGCTGGGCATCTACATTGCCGGGAGCGAGTCGGCCCGCTTCTGGCTGGAGGTGCTGCAGGATCTGCGCCTTCGGGGCGTGGAGGACATCCTGATCGCCTGCACGGATAACCTCAAGGGCTTCAGCGAGGCCATCAGCAGCACCTTTCCCGAGACGGTCATCCAGAGCTGCATCGTCCACCAGGTGCGCAGCACGCTCAAGTACGTGGTTAAAAAAGACTACAAGGCCATCACCGCCGACATGCGGGCCATCTACGGCAGCCCCACGCTGGAGGCGGGCGAGGCGGAGCTCGAGCGCTTCGCCGAGCGCTGGGGGACGAAGTACCCCACCGCCGTCAAGAGCTGGCGGGAAAACTGGTACAAGCTGAGCTCCTTCTTCGACTTCGGCAGGGAGATCCGCCGGCTCATGTACACCACCAACCCCATCGAGGGCATCCACCGGCGCATGCGGAAGGTGACCAAGACCAAGGGGTGCTTCTCCTCCGACATGGCCATCAAGAAGCTGATATACCTCGTTATTCGGGATATCAACTCGAGCCCAAAGCGGGAAGTTGCGGGGTGGAAGCTCATCTACGGGCAGCTTTGCATTAAATTTGCCGAGCGGATGGCCAAGTTTGGAGCATGA